From Phragmites australis chromosome 5, lpPhrAust1.1, whole genome shotgun sequence, a single genomic window includes:
- the LOC133919634 gene encoding dof zinc finger protein 1-like, with amino-acid sequence MMTGAPPMHICMDSDWLKGIVPEEPGMGSSSPSAELIACPQPMHAAAAAADRRLRPQHDQPLKCPRCESTHTKFCYYNNYSLSQPRYFCKTCRRYWTKGGSLRNVPVGGGCRKNKRASAKKPAAPPLQPLQAHARHMAETALQLSFSGMQQLPPPASADPFCSLGLLDWRYDLTLTGSGGAAAALDSTNSEAHFAGAGIMGIPGGGGGGECHALSALRYAAGLGEHLQALPFGARSEHDAVEVKPETAERLLSLDWYGEASRAPESAISSLGALGLWSGMIGGSSAAI; translated from the exons atgatGACTGGAGCACCGCCGATGCATATCTGCATGGACTCAGACTGGCTCAAG GGCATCGTCCCCGAGGAGCCCGGGATGgggtcgtcgtcgccgtcggcgGAGCTGATCGCGTGCCCGCAGCCGATGcacgcggcggcagcggcggcggaccGGCGGCTGCGCCCGCAGCACGACCAGCCGCTTAAGTGCCCGCGGTGCGAGTCGACGCACACCAAGTTCTGCTACTACAACAACTACAGCCTCTCGCAGCCGCGTTACTTCTGCAAGACGTGCCGCCGCTATTGGACCAAGGGCGGCTCGCTCCGCAACGTCCCCGTCGGCGGCGGGTGCCGCAAGAACAAGCGCGCCAGCGCCAAGAAGCCAGCCGCGCCGCCGCTGCAGCCGCTGCAGGCGCACGCGCGGCACATGGCGGAGACGGCCCTCCAACTGTCCTTCTCCGGCATGCAGCAGCTGCCTCCGCCCGCCTCGGCCGACCCGTTCtgcagcctcggcctcctggaCTGGAGGTACGACCTGACCCTCACGGGCTCCGGTGGCGCAGCTGCCGCGCTGGATAGCACCAACTCCGAGGCGCACTTCGCCGGGGCGGGCATCATGGGCatccccggcggcggcggcggcggtgagtgCCACGCTCTGAGCGCGCTCCGGTACGCGGCCGGCCTCGGCGAGCACCTGCAGGCGCTGCCGTTCGGAGCGCGCTCGGAGCACGACGCTGTCGAGGTGAAGCCGGAAACGGCTGAGAGACTGCTGTCGCTGGACTGGTACGGCGAGGCGAGCCGCGCGCCGGAAAGTGCCATCAGCTCGCTAGGCGCGCTTGGCCTGTGGAGCGGCATGATCGGCGGCTCCTCCGCGGCCATCTGA
- the LOC133919633 gene encoding putative pentatricopeptide repeat-containing protein At3g01580 isoform X1: protein MRPLQKLLEAAAAASTALAAAHLHAYLLRSGCLHSSHRLTARVLASYPPGLARDLFDEIPDPTPRLANALLRAHLRARQWRTAILLVPRLRARPDCFTLPLLLRACAMLPSLAHGRTVHAVAVRSCAASDDAFVAVAIVQMYARCGDMFGSVNAYSTFEKPDVVLRTSVVTGYEQNGLPDEALEFFARNVIDQGVVPSPVTLVSVMSAAAQLGDVRNGKACHAFALRSGLEYKPALANAVLWFYMKIGAVQAARRLFEGMTGRDVVTWSCMVKGYVQSGDAPKALGVYKEMVEVGVQPNSVTLVSVLQACALALDVEKGKKIHHIAVNIDCELEVGVATALVDMYMKCSCHEEAMRLFHRMPKKDVVAWAAVISGLKQNGLPDESLQVFKCMLLDGHAPDAVMMVKVLAACSESGVICQAICLHGYLVRSGFCNKVFVAAALVDLYSKCGSLGNAIRIFESATEKDVVLWSSMIAGYGVHGLGKEALALYQRMISSSVKPNSVIFVSLLSACSHSGLVQEGKQIFDSMTQVYGVMPNQEHQSSMVDLLGRAGELQEATRVIQEMDGRAVAHTWCALLAACRAHSNTEMSEVVANNLLRLDPDHVGYYNLLTNIYAFDQKWDSVKKTRDMVRGRGLNKVPGYSAVEVNNVVHKFFAGQRSHRDWEKICTLLWELSQKLRGEDCCFPVDTDLALEDFSLL from the coding sequence ATGCGACCACTCCAGAAGCTTCTAGAagccgccgcagccgcctcTACCGCTCTCGCCGCCGCGCACCTCCACGCCTACCTCCTCCGCTCGGGCTGCCTCCACTCGTCGCACCGCCTCACCGCTCGCGTTCTCGCGTCCTACCCTCCCGGCCTCGCCCGCGACCTGTTCGACGAAATCCCGGACCCGACGCCGCGCCTGGCCAATGCGCTCCTCCGCGCCCACCTCCGCGCGCGGCAGTGGCGCACCGCGATCCTCCTCGTCCCGCGCCTCCGCGCGCGCCCGGACTGCTTCACCCTGCCCCTCCTGCTCAGGGCCTGCGCCATGCTCCCGTCCCTCGCCCACGGCCGAACCGTTCACGCGGTCGCCGTCCGCTCCTGCGCCGCGTCCGACGACGCCTTCGTCGCCGTCGCGATCGTGCAGATGTACGCCAGGTGCGGGGACATGTTTGGGTCCGTCAACGCCTACAGCACGTTCGAGAAGCCGGACGTTGTGCTCCGGACGTCCGTGGTGACCGGGTATGAGCAGAACGGGCTACCTGATGAGGCTCTGGAGTTCTTTGCAAGGAATGTGATTGACCAAGGCGTCGTGCCGAGTCCAGTCACACTTGTGAGCGTGATGTCGGCAGCGGCACAGTTAGGGGATGTCCGGAACGGGAAGGCCTGCCATGCGTTTGCTCTCAGGAGTGGGTTGGAGTATAAGCCAGCATTGGCTAATGCTGTTCTTTGGTTTTATATGAAGATCGGTGCCGTCCAGGCAGCAAGGAGGTTGTTTGAGGGAATGACGGGTAGGGATGTCGTCACTTGGAGCTGCATGGTCAAAGGATATGTGCAATCTGGAGACGCACCCAAGGCATTGGGGGTGTACAAGGAAATGGTTGAGGTGGGTGTCCAGCCCAATTCCGTGACGTTGGTGAGTGTTCTGCAGGCTTGTGCACTTGCTTTAGATGTTGAGAAAGGTAAGAAAATCCACCACATTGCTGTCAACATAGATTGTGAGCTTGAGGTGGGTGTTGCGACTGCGCTGGTTGATATGTACATGAAGTGCTCATGTCATGAGGAGGCGATGCGTCTCTTCCATCGTATGCCAAAGAAAGATGTGGTGGCTTGGGCTGCAGTCATTAGTGGACTCAAACAAAATGGTCTCCCTGATGAGTCCCTGCAAGTGTTCAAATGTATGTTGTTAGATGGCCATGCTCCAGATGCAGTCATGATGGTGAAGGTACTTGCTGCATGCTCGGAATCTGGTGTTATTTGCCAAGCTATTTGTCTCCATGGTTATTTGGTTAGAAGTGGTTTCTGTAATAAGGTATTTGTAGCAGCTGCACTTGTAGATTTGTATTCAAAATGTGGAAGCTTAGGTAATGCTATCAGGATATTTGAAAGTGCCACTGAAAAGGATGTTGTGCTGTGGAGCTCAATGATTGCTGGCTATGGAGTCCATGGCCTTGGTAAGGAAGCTCTTGCCTTGTACCAAAGGATGATTTCCTCATCAGTTAAACCTAATAGCGTGATATTTGTATCACTATTATCAGCATGCAGCCACTCTGGCCTGGTCCAGGAAGGAAAACAAATTTTTGATAGCATGACTCAAGTTTATGGAGTCATGCCAAATCAAGAGCATCAAAGTTCCATGGTTGATCTCCTTGGCCGGGCCGGTGAATTGCAAGAGGCCACAAGGGTCATTCAGGAAATGGATGGGAGAGCTGTTGCTCATACTTGGTGTGCCTTGCTTGCTGCCTGCAGAGCACACAGCAACACAGAGATGAGTGAAGTGGTAGCTAACAATCTGCTCAGGCTGGATCCTGACCATGTTGGCTACTACAATCTCTTAACCAATATATATGCATTTGATCAAAAGTGGGACAGTGTAAAGAAGACTAGAGACATGGTCAGAGGCAGAGGTCTGAATAAAGTTCCAGGTTACAGTGCAGTTGAGGTCAATAATGTAGTGCACAAATTCTTTGCTGGGCAGAGGTCACACCGAGATTGGGAGAAGATCTGTACATTGCTCTGGGAACTGTCACAAAAGTTGAGAGGCGAGGATTGTTGCTTTCCCGTAGACACTGATTTAGCACTTGAAGATTTTTCTCTTCTCTGA
- the LOC133919633 gene encoding putative pentatricopeptide repeat-containing protein At3g01580 isoform X2, producing the protein MRPLQKLLEAAAAASTALAAAHLHAYLLRSGCLHSSHRLTARVLASYPPGLARDLFDEIPDPTPRLANALLRAHLRARQWRTAILLVPRLRARPDCFTLPLLLRACAMLPSLAHGRTVHAVAVRSCAASDDAFVAVAIVQMYARCGDMFGSVNAYSTFEKPDVVLRTSVVTGYEQNGLPDEALEFFARNVIDQGVVPSPVTLVSVMSAAAQLGDVRNGKACHAFALRSGLEYKPALANAVLWFYMKIGAVQAARRLFEGMTGRDVVTWSCMVKGYVQSGDAPKALGVYKEMVEVGVQPNSVTLVSVLQACALALDVEKGKKIHHIAVNIDCELEVGVATALVDMYMKCSCHEEAMRLFHRMPKKDVVAWAAVISGLKQNGLPDESLQVFKCMLLDGHAPDAVMMVKVLAACSESGVICQAICLHGYLVRSGFCNKVFVAAALVDLYSKCGSLGNAIRIFESATEKDVVLWSSMIAGYGVHGLACSHSGLVQEGKQIFDSMTQVYGVMPNQEHQSSMVDLLGRAGELQEATRVIQEMDGRAVAHTWCALLAACRAHSNTEMSEVVANNLLRLDPDHVGYYNLLTNIYAFDQKWDSVKKTRDMVRGRGLNKVPGYSAVEVNNVVHKFFAGQRSHRDWEKICTLLWELSQKLRGEDCCFPVDTDLALEDFSLL; encoded by the exons ATGCGACCACTCCAGAAGCTTCTAGAagccgccgcagccgcctcTACCGCTCTCGCCGCCGCGCACCTCCACGCCTACCTCCTCCGCTCGGGCTGCCTCCACTCGTCGCACCGCCTCACCGCTCGCGTTCTCGCGTCCTACCCTCCCGGCCTCGCCCGCGACCTGTTCGACGAAATCCCGGACCCGACGCCGCGCCTGGCCAATGCGCTCCTCCGCGCCCACCTCCGCGCGCGGCAGTGGCGCACCGCGATCCTCCTCGTCCCGCGCCTCCGCGCGCGCCCGGACTGCTTCACCCTGCCCCTCCTGCTCAGGGCCTGCGCCATGCTCCCGTCCCTCGCCCACGGCCGAACCGTTCACGCGGTCGCCGTCCGCTCCTGCGCCGCGTCCGACGACGCCTTCGTCGCCGTCGCGATCGTGCAGATGTACGCCAGGTGCGGGGACATGTTTGGGTCCGTCAACGCCTACAGCACGTTCGAGAAGCCGGACGTTGTGCTCCGGACGTCCGTGGTGACCGGGTATGAGCAGAACGGGCTACCTGATGAGGCTCTGGAGTTCTTTGCAAGGAATGTGATTGACCAAGGCGTCGTGCCGAGTCCAGTCACACTTGTGAGCGTGATGTCGGCAGCGGCACAGTTAGGGGATGTCCGGAACGGGAAGGCCTGCCATGCGTTTGCTCTCAGGAGTGGGTTGGAGTATAAGCCAGCATTGGCTAATGCTGTTCTTTGGTTTTATATGAAGATCGGTGCCGTCCAGGCAGCAAGGAGGTTGTTTGAGGGAATGACGGGTAGGGATGTCGTCACTTGGAGCTGCATGGTCAAAGGATATGTGCAATCTGGAGACGCACCCAAGGCATTGGGGGTGTACAAGGAAATGGTTGAGGTGGGTGTCCAGCCCAATTCCGTGACGTTGGTGAGTGTTCTGCAGGCTTGTGCACTTGCTTTAGATGTTGAGAAAGGTAAGAAAATCCACCACATTGCTGTCAACATAGATTGTGAGCTTGAGGTGGGTGTTGCGACTGCGCTGGTTGATATGTACATGAAGTGCTCATGTCATGAGGAGGCGATGCGTCTCTTCCATCGTATGCCAAAGAAAGATGTGGTGGCTTGGGCTGCAGTCATTAGTGGACTCAAACAAAATGGTCTCCCTGATGAGTCCCTGCAAGTGTTCAAATGTATGTTGTTAGATGGCCATGCTCCAGATGCAGTCATGATGGTGAAGGTACTTGCTGCATGCTCGGAATCTGGTGTTATTTGCCAAGCTATTTGTCTCCATGGTTATTTGGTTAGAAGTGGTTTCTGTAATAAGGTATTTGTAGCAGCTGCACTTGTAGATTTGTATTCAAAATGTGGAAGCTTAGGTAATGCTATCAGGATATTTGAAAGTGCCACTGAAAAGGATGTTGTGCTGTGGAGCTCAATGATTGCTGGCTATGGAGTCCATGGCCTTG CATGCAGCCACTCTGGCCTGGTCCAGGAAGGAAAACAAATTTTTGATAGCATGACTCAAGTTTATGGAGTCATGCCAAATCAAGAGCATCAAAGTTCCATGGTTGATCTCCTTGGCCGGGCCGGTGAATTGCAAGAGGCCACAAGGGTCATTCAGGAAATGGATGGGAGAGCTGTTGCTCATACTTGGTGTGCCTTGCTTGCTGCCTGCAGAGCACACAGCAACACAGAGATGAGTGAAGTGGTAGCTAACAATCTGCTCAGGCTGGATCCTGACCATGTTGGCTACTACAATCTCTTAACCAATATATATGCATTTGATCAAAAGTGGGACAGTGTAAAGAAGACTAGAGACATGGTCAGAGGCAGAGGTCTGAATAAAGTTCCAGGTTACAGTGCAGTTGAGGTCAATAATGTAGTGCACAAATTCTTTGCTGGGCAGAGGTCACACCGAGATTGGGAGAAGATCTGTACATTGCTCTGGGAACTGTCACAAAAGTTGAGAGGCGAGGATTGTTGCTTTCCCGTAGACACTGATTTAGCACTTGAAGATTTTTCTCTTCTCTGA